Proteins encoded by one window of Xanthomonas sp. DAR 80977:
- a CDS encoding GNAT family N-acetyltransferase: MSIVIRDVREHELDSVLALNNNAGLAILPLDSAKLHRFYETAEYFRVAERDGNLAGFLVGFGADSDHDSSNFAWFRERYPAFFYIDRIVVASRRRGGGVGRAFYADVQSYAELRYPQLACEVFLDHGADAALLFHGSFGFREVGQNTMNEVEVRASMLLKDLCSYAWVRETYGDQLPDLPWVGHARRLQRATRPTGT; encoded by the coding sequence ATGTCGATCGTCATCCGCGACGTGCGCGAGCACGAGCTCGATTCGGTCCTGGCCCTGAACAACAACGCCGGACTGGCGATCCTGCCGCTGGATTCGGCCAAGCTGCACCGCTTCTACGAGACCGCAGAATACTTCCGCGTCGCCGAACGCGACGGCAACCTGGCCGGCTTCCTGGTCGGCTTCGGCGCCGACAGCGACCACGACAGCAGCAACTTCGCCTGGTTCCGCGAGCGCTACCCCGCGTTCTTCTATATCGACCGCATCGTGGTGGCCAGCCGCCGCCGCGGCGGCGGCGTCGGCCGCGCGTTCTATGCCGACGTGCAGAGCTATGCCGAGCTGCGCTACCCGCAGTTGGCCTGCGAGGTTTTCCTGGACCATGGCGCGGACGCGGCGCTGCTGTTCCATGGCAGCTTCGGTTTCCGCGAAGTGGGCCAGAACACGATGAACGAGGTGGAGGTGCGTGCCAGCATGCTGTTGAAGGATTTGTGCAGTTACGCCTGGGTCCGCGAGACCTACGGCGACCAGTTGCCCGACCTGCCCTGGGTCGGCCATGCCCGCCGCCTGCAACGGGCGACGCGCCCGACCGGGACCTGA